From the genome of Gracilibacillus salitolerans, one region includes:
- the rsmB gene encoding 16S rRNA (cytosine(967)-C(5))-methyltransferase RsmB, which yields MTKQSYNIRNIALDLLMRISDQGGYSHLVIDQMLKKHQLEPRDSGLLTEIVYGTLQRKLTLEYDLNTFIKSKKKIDKWVKWLLYLSFYQMKYLDKVPDHAVIHESVEIAKRKGHKGIANFVNGILRSAQREGFPDYQDINDQVKRVSIETSHPLWLVKRWNEQYGIEITEQMCQTNITHKKVSIRVQPLRMTREQLLSRLENSHIKASLSSFSEQGLVIEEGNILKDETFQESLFTIQDESSMLVAELMDLQEGMTVLDACSAPGGKATHIAEKMNDNGTVFAYDLHEKKAKLVKKKAEELGLTSIQSAQSDARKLQETHAKQLFDRILIDAPCSGLGVLRSKPDIKYNKTKEDIVKLSTIQKEILHHIEPLLKNEGKLMYSTCTVDQEENEEVIKDFLEKHQTYRVDPAFFDELPEELKNSSGRSKFGIQIFPQDINSDGFFMTRLVKDS from the coding sequence AGTGATCAAGGTGGATACAGTCATTTAGTTATTGATCAAATGCTTAAAAAACATCAACTCGAACCAAGAGATAGTGGATTACTTACAGAAATCGTCTACGGTACACTACAAAGAAAGCTAACACTGGAATATGATCTGAACACTTTTATTAAATCTAAAAAAAAGATCGATAAATGGGTGAAATGGTTACTTTATTTATCGTTTTATCAAATGAAGTATTTGGACAAAGTTCCAGATCATGCCGTGATTCATGAGTCTGTTGAAATTGCAAAACGAAAAGGACATAAAGGTATTGCCAACTTTGTCAACGGTATTTTACGTTCTGCACAACGAGAGGGTTTTCCTGATTACCAGGATATAAATGATCAGGTGAAACGAGTTAGTATTGAAACAAGCCATCCACTTTGGTTAGTAAAGCGTTGGAATGAGCAGTATGGAATCGAAATAACCGAACAAATGTGTCAAACTAATATTACACATAAAAAAGTATCCATTCGTGTACAGCCGCTTCGAATGACAAGGGAGCAGTTACTATCAAGGTTGGAAAACAGTCATATAAAGGCTAGCTTATCTTCATTTTCAGAGCAGGGCTTAGTGATTGAAGAAGGAAATATTTTGAAAGATGAAACGTTTCAAGAATCATTATTCACCATTCAGGATGAAAGTTCCATGTTAGTTGCAGAATTAATGGACTTACAAGAAGGAATGACTGTGCTTGATGCATGTAGTGCACCTGGAGGGAAAGCAACACATATTGCCGAAAAAATGAATGATAATGGGACAGTATTTGCATATGATCTGCACGAAAAAAAAGCAAAACTAGTCAAAAAAAAGGCGGAGGAACTAGGACTAACCTCTATTCAATCCGCTCAATCAGATGCAAGAAAACTACAGGAAACACACGCTAAACAATTGTTTGATCGAATATTAATTGATGCACCTTGTTCAGGTCTTGGTGTACTTCGAAGTAAGCCTGATATAAAATATAATAAAACCAAAGAAGACATTGTTAAGTTGTCAACGATTCAAAAGGAAATCCTACACCATATAGAACCATTGTTGAAAAATGAAGGCAAACTAATGTATAGCACTTGTACAGTTGATCAAGAGGAAAATGAAGAGGTGATCAAGGACTTCTTGGAAAAACATCAGACCTATCGAGTGGACCCTGCATTTTTTGATGAATTGCCAGAGGAGTTGAAAAACAGCAGTGGTAGAAGTAAATTTGGTATTCAGATTTTTCCTCAAGATATTAATAGTGATGGCTTTTTCATGACAAGACTAGTTAAGGATAGTTGA
- a CDS encoding Stp1/IreP family PP2C-type Ser/Thr phosphatase: protein MKYVYQSDKGKVRKLNEDAVAVFPRDNALLAVVADGMGGHQAGDVASKLTIEHVEKLWSELNEPLENLNLEDWLTNSIKKVNNVVYEKAQSDGSCQGMGTTIVVAICTAQELVIGHIGDSRAYLFNQSTWKQVTNDHSLVGELVRTGQLSEEDAQVHPKRNVILKALGTELDLKPDIFQSEWNDFERLLICSDGLTNKITDEELHHIIMQTEDDKLSQTLINLANERGGEDNITLAIINQHEKVGEPPC from the coding sequence ATGAAATATGTATATCAATCCGACAAAGGTAAGGTACGTAAATTAAATGAAGATGCTGTAGCTGTTTTTCCACGTGATAATGCTTTGCTCGCAGTGGTAGCAGATGGGATGGGCGGACATCAAGCAGGAGATGTAGCTAGTAAACTTACCATCGAACATGTAGAAAAATTGTGGTCTGAACTGAATGAACCTTTGGAAAATCTAAATTTAGAAGATTGGTTAACCAATTCTATTAAGAAAGTAAATAATGTGGTGTACGAGAAAGCCCAATCTGATGGTTCTTGTCAAGGGATGGGAACAACAATTGTGGTAGCTATTTGTACTGCTCAAGAGCTTGTAATCGGCCATATAGGGGACAGCCGTGCATACTTATTCAATCAATCGACTTGGAAACAAGTAACTAATGACCATTCCTTAGTAGGGGAGTTAGTTCGTACTGGTCAATTATCAGAAGAAGATGCGCAAGTACACCCGAAAAGGAATGTTATTCTAAAAGCGCTAGGTACGGAACTGGATTTAAAACCGGATATTTTTCAATCTGAATGGAATGATTTTGAGCGATTATTAATTTGTTCCGATGGATTAACAAATAAAATTACAGATGAGGAACTACATCATATAATTATGCAAACAGAAGATGATAAGCTAAGCCAGACATTAATTAATTTGGCTAATGAACGTGGTGGAGAAGACAACATAACTCTAGCGATTATTAATCAACACGAAAAAGTTGGTGAGCCACCATGCTAG